A genomic window from Agrobacterium tumefaciens includes:
- a CDS encoding SDR family oxidoreductase, whose amino-acid sequence MSDGKIALVTGGGTGVGKAIAKALLEEGYSVAITGRRREVLDTAVAEWREHGDRILAVAADISLPVDVERLFAEVTGRFGRLDLLVNNAGMSAPAVHIEDVPFETWNAVVGANLTGAFLCTQAAFRQMKAQSPQGGRIINNGSISATTPRPRSAPYTATKHAITGLTKSAALDGRAFNIACGQIDIGNASTEMTRAMATGVLQADGSTAIEPTIDASIVARAVVHMASLPLEANVLTMTVMASGMPFVGRG is encoded by the coding sequence ATGAGTGATGGAAAGATCGCGCTCGTTACGGGCGGAGGAACAGGAGTAGGCAAGGCGATTGCCAAGGCGCTCCTGGAAGAGGGTTACAGCGTTGCGATCACGGGGCGGCGGCGTGAGGTTCTGGATACCGCCGTCGCCGAATGGCGCGAACATGGAGACCGTATTCTGGCCGTCGCGGCCGATATTTCCCTTCCGGTCGATGTCGAACGGCTGTTTGCGGAGGTCACCGGACGTTTTGGCCGCCTCGACCTTCTGGTCAACAATGCCGGCATGTCGGCACCGGCGGTCCATATCGAAGATGTACCGTTCGAAACCTGGAATGCCGTGGTGGGAGCCAATCTCACCGGCGCTTTCCTTTGCACGCAGGCGGCGTTTCGTCAGATGAAGGCGCAGTCGCCGCAGGGCGGGCGCATCATCAATAATGGCTCGATTTCGGCCACCACGCCGCGTCCGCGTTCGGCGCCATACACCGCGACCAAACACGCGATCACCGGCCTTACCAAGTCGGCCGCGCTGGATGGCCGGGCATTCAACATCGCCTGCGGCCAGATCGATATCGGCAATGCCAGCACCGAAATGACGCGTGCCATGGCGACCGGGGTGCTGCAGGCGGATGGCAGCACCGCCATCGAACCCACCATCGATGCCAGCATCGTCGCCCGGGCCGTGGTGCATATGGCCTCGCTGCCGCTCGAGGCGAATGTGCTGACCATGACGGTGATGGCGAGCGGCATGCCGTTCGTCGGCCGTGGGTGA
- a CDS encoding SDR family oxidoreductase: MHILIIGAAGMIGRKLTQRLASDGALGGAKITEMTLTDVFEPVAPKGFGGAVTGERSDLSNVGVAEKLIAKRPDVIFNLAAVVSGEAEADFEKGYRINLDGGRSLFEAIRLEHQKDGYRPRVVFCSSLAVFGSPFPKVIGDEFLPAPLTSYGTQKAIVELLLADYSRRGFFDGVSLRLPTICIRPGKPNAAASGFFSNILREPLVGQEAVLPVADTVRHWFASPRSAVAFLLRAATVDLSGLGVRRNLIMPGLSATVADEIEALRAFAGEKAVALIKRVPDERIIRIVDGWAEDYDPQLALSLGFRAETSFAEIIQAHVEDELEGKAA; this comes from the coding sequence ATGCATATTCTGATAATCGGCGCGGCCGGAATGATCGGCCGCAAATTGACGCAACGTCTCGCTTCTGACGGAGCGCTTGGCGGTGCGAAGATCACCGAGATGACCCTGACGGATGTTTTCGAGCCGGTTGCGCCGAAAGGCTTCGGCGGCGCAGTGACCGGCGAGCGCAGCGATCTTTCGAATGTCGGCGTCGCCGAAAAGCTGATCGCCAAGCGACCGGATGTGATCTTCAACCTCGCCGCCGTGGTTTCGGGAGAGGCGGAGGCCGATTTCGAGAAAGGCTATCGCATCAATCTCGATGGCGGACGTTCACTGTTCGAGGCTATTCGTCTGGAGCATCAGAAGGACGGATATCGGCCGCGGGTGGTCTTTTGCTCGTCGCTCGCCGTGTTCGGATCGCCATTTCCCAAGGTGATCGGCGACGAGTTCCTGCCGGCACCGCTGACCAGCTATGGCACGCAGAAGGCGATCGTGGAGCTGTTGCTTGCGGATTATAGCCGTCGCGGTTTCTTCGATGGCGTCAGCCTCCGCCTGCCCACCATCTGCATCCGCCCCGGCAAGCCGAATGCGGCCGCCTCCGGCTTCTTCTCCAATATCCTGCGCGAACCGCTGGTGGGCCAGGAGGCGGTGCTGCCCGTTGCCGATACCGTGCGCCACTGGTTCGCCAGCCCGCGCTCGGCCGTCGCCTTCCTGTTGCGCGCCGCGACCGTCGATCTCTCCGGGCTTGGCGTTCGCCGCAATCTCATCATGCCGGGGCTTTCTGCCACGGTGGCCGATGAAATCGAGGCCCTGCGTGCCTTTGCCGGGGAAAAGGCCGTAGCGCTTATCAAGCGCGTTCCCGACGAGCGGATCATCCGGATCGTCGACGGCTGGGCCGAGGATTACGATCCGCAGCTTGCGCTGTCGCTCGGCTTCCGGGCGGAAACGTCCTTTGCCGAAATCATTCAGGCGCATGTGGAAGATGAGCTGGAGGGGAAAGCAGCATGA
- a CDS encoding tripartite tricarboxylate transporter permease — MTDLLSNIVLGFGVAVTPVNLFYCLLGVTLGTMIGILPGIGPSATVALLLPITYTMPDTAALIMLAGIFYGAQYGGSTTAILVNLPGESSSVVTCIDGYAMARQGRAGVALATAALGSFFAGTVATVLIVVVAKPLSAIALAFGPADYFSLVIFGLLFAVFLSSGSPVKAVGMVAFGIALSLVGIDPTSGEQRFTFGMAELFDGIDFVVLAIGLLGVSEILFNLQQGVERDAGAVKTGSLMPTREDFKQAFPAVLRGTALGSFLGVLPGGGAIMSSFASYALERKIAKDPSRFGKGAIEGLAGPESANNAGAQTSFIPLLTLGIPANGLMALMVGAMMIQGITPGPEVMQSRPDLFWGLIASMWVGNLLLLVLNLPLIGIWVRLLGIPYRFLCPAILMFCAIGAYGLSYSVIDVLFCAVFGIVGFFLRKIGCEPAPLVLGFVLGPLLEQNMRLGLLISQGSFSTFVTHPISATLLALSGMVVIMMAMPAIMRRREVVFQGDDD, encoded by the coding sequence ATGACCGATCTTCTTTCCAATATCGTCCTCGGTTTCGGTGTGGCCGTCACGCCGGTAAACCTCTTTTATTGCCTGCTGGGTGTCACGCTCGGTACGATGATCGGCATCCTGCCGGGCATTGGCCCTTCCGCCACTGTCGCACTGCTTCTGCCCATCACCTATACCATGCCGGATACGGCGGCGCTGATCATGCTTGCGGGGATTTTCTACGGTGCGCAATATGGCGGTTCGACCACGGCGATCCTTGTCAATCTGCCGGGCGAATCCTCGTCCGTCGTCACCTGCATCGATGGATATGCCATGGCGCGGCAGGGCAGGGCGGGTGTGGCGCTGGCCACGGCGGCGCTCGGGTCGTTTTTTGCCGGCACGGTGGCGACGGTCCTGATCGTCGTTGTCGCAAAGCCGCTTTCGGCCATTGCGCTTGCCTTCGGCCCGGCCGATTATTTCAGTCTGGTGATCTTCGGGCTGCTATTTGCCGTGTTCCTGTCCAGCGGATCGCCGGTCAAGGCGGTCGGCATGGTCGCCTTCGGTATCGCGCTCAGCCTCGTCGGCATCGATCCGACATCGGGCGAGCAGCGTTTCACTTTCGGCATGGCGGAACTGTTCGACGGCATCGATTTCGTCGTTCTTGCCATCGGGCTGCTAGGCGTCAGCGAAATCCTCTTCAACCTGCAGCAGGGCGTGGAGCGGGATGCGGGAGCGGTAAAGACCGGATCGCTGATGCCGACGCGGGAGGATTTCAAACAGGCTTTCCCCGCCGTCCTGCGTGGCACGGCGCTCGGTTCTTTCCTCGGCGTGCTGCCCGGTGGCGGTGCGATCATGAGTTCTTTCGCGAGCTACGCGCTGGAACGCAAGATCGCCAAGGATCCATCCCGTTTCGGCAAGGGCGCAATCGAAGGGCTGGCGGGGCCGGAAAGCGCCAATAATGCCGGCGCGCAGACCTCCTTCATCCCGCTTCTGACGCTCGGCATTCCCGCCAACGGCCTGATGGCGCTGATGGTCGGGGCGATGATGATCCAGGGCATTACGCCGGGACCGGAGGTCATGCAATCGCGGCCCGACCTTTTCTGGGGGCTTATCGCCAGCATGTGGGTGGGCAATCTTTTGCTTCTGGTGCTGAACCTGCCGCTGATCGGCATCTGGGTCCGCCTTCTCGGCATTCCCTATCGCTTCTTATGCCCCGCCATTTTGATGTTCTGCGCCATCGGGGCCTATGGACTGTCCTACAGCGTCATCGACGTTCTGTTCTGCGCGGTCTTCGGCATTGTCGGCTTCTTCCTGCGCAAGATCGGCTGCGAGCCGGCGCCGCTGGTGCTGGGCTTCGTTCTCGGTCCGCTTCTGGAGCAGAATATGCGTCTTGGGCTGCTGATTTCGCAGGGAAGTTTCTCGACATTCGTCACCCATCCGATCAGCGCCACCCTGCTCGCTTTGTCCGGCATGGTCGTCATCATGATGGCGATGCCGGCGATCATGCGCCGTCGCGAGGTGGTGTTTCAGGGTGACGACGACTGA
- a CDS encoding tripartite tricarboxylate transporter TctB family protein yields the protein MAEHGSKLTANILSGAFFLVAAAGLYYGARPLSMGTNFQPGPGYMPTVIAALMFALGIALVLQDLLGKTPSEAWVAPKMRPFLAVAGIAGFALLIEPLGFIAAAFVLIVLACIAYGRIRPVEVLLLSAVLILACILIFVVGLGQRIPLLP from the coding sequence ATGGCCGAACACGGCTCGAAACTGACGGCGAATATTCTGTCCGGGGCTTTCTTTCTGGTGGCCGCCGCCGGGCTTTATTATGGCGCGCGGCCGCTGAGCATGGGCACCAATTTCCAGCCCGGACCGGGTTATATGCCGACGGTCATCGCGGCCTTGATGTTTGCGCTGGGTATCGCGCTGGTTTTGCAGGATCTGCTGGGAAAGACACCGTCCGAAGCCTGGGTGGCGCCGAAAATGCGCCCGTTTCTGGCGGTGGCCGGCATTGCAGGCTTTGCGCTGCTGATCGAGCCATTGGGCTTTATCGCCGCTGCTTTCGTGCTGATCGTGCTCGCCTGCATCGCCTATGGCAGGATCCGGCCGGTTGAAGTTCTGCTGCTTTCAGCGGTGCTCATCCTTGCCTGTATCCTCATTTTCGTTGTGGGTCTCGGACAGAGGATACCGCTGCTGCCATGA
- a CDS encoding 4-carboxy-4-hydroxy-2-oxoadipate aldolase/oxaloacetate decarboxylase yields the protein MAHVIRNFQRPSRADIEAISKFSPATIHEAQGKLGALDYRIKPIKPGLKICGPAITAKCHIGDNLMIFEAINLAKPGDVLVIDGGDNPNQGGFGDVLAAACIGKGIVGFVVSAAVRDGKGLREIGFPVFSLGLCMKGTSKDTLGTINHPVVVGGELISPGDIICGDDDGVVVVRESDIPKLVKACRERDDHENHMMELHRQGKMDIEDRYEMMRSKGCVWAD from the coding sequence ATGGCCCATGTCATCCGCAATTTCCAGCGCCCTTCCAGAGCCGATATCGAGGCGATCAGCAAATTCAGCCCCGCCACCATTCACGAGGCGCAGGGCAAGCTCGGCGCTCTCGATTATCGCATCAAGCCGATCAAGCCCGGTCTGAAAATCTGCGGCCCGGCAATCACCGCAAAATGCCATATTGGCGATAATCTGATGATCTTCGAGGCCATCAATCTGGCAAAGCCCGGCGATGTGCTGGTCATCGATGGCGGCGACAATCCCAATCAGGGCGGCTTTGGCGATGTGCTGGCTGCCGCCTGCATCGGCAAGGGCATTGTCGGCTTCGTGGTCAGCGCCGCCGTGCGTGATGGCAAGGGGCTGCGCGAGATCGGTTTCCCGGTGTTCTCGCTCGGGCTTTGCATGAAGGGTACCTCCAAGGACACGCTCGGCACCATCAACCATCCGGTCGTGGTGGGCGGTGAACTGATCAGCCCCGGCGATATAATCTGCGGCGATGATGACGGCGTTGTCGTCGTTCGCGAGAGCGATATCCCGAAACTCGTCAAGGCCTGCCGGGAGCGCGACGACCACGAGAACCACATGATGGAACTGCACCGTCAGGGCAAGATGGATATCGAGGATCGCTATGAAATGATGCGCTCGAAAGGATGTGTCTGGGCCGATTGA
- a CDS encoding tripartite tricarboxylate transporter substrate binding protein, protein MRLKTSLFGMLAAAGMLAAGGAVAEYPERPVTLVIGYPAGGGTDIQSRALVPYLEKYLGTSVVVENREGAGGLIGATYIANAKPDGYTIGALNFPSMYSPIVQGNASYKEEAFTPLANQIGGDLALTVNKVSPIKTAREFVEAAKGNPVVVGVTGIGHPSQITALLFEEAAGVKLNFVPFNGGGPARLAMLGNHVTLGFMNLNEVFADNRSGALRVLATSGAERSPLSPDVPTFKEAGYNVQFSLLAGFGAPKGLPADVEARLVDAFQKALKDPDYLADAKKRELTMLPLTQAEFAEALKKGNANLAELWKSKPWTK, encoded by the coding sequence ATGCGTTTGAAGACATCTCTGTTTGGCATGCTGGCGGCGGCGGGAATGCTGGCTGCGGGAGGGGCGGTGGCGGAATATCCGGAGCGGCCGGTGACGCTCGTCATCGGTTATCCGGCCGGCGGCGGGACCGATATCCAGTCGCGGGCGCTGGTGCCCTATCTTGAAAAATATCTCGGCACATCCGTTGTGGTGGAAAACCGCGAAGGCGCCGGCGGGTTGATCGGAGCGACCTATATCGCCAATGCGAAGCCTGACGGTTACACCATCGGAGCGCTGAATTTCCCGTCGATGTATTCGCCGATCGTGCAGGGCAATGCCAGCTACAAGGAAGAGGCCTTCACGCCGCTCGCAAACCAGATCGGCGGCGATCTGGCGCTGACGGTCAACAAGGTATCGCCGATCAAGACCGCCAGGGAATTCGTGGAGGCGGCCAAGGGGAACCCGGTCGTCGTCGGTGTGACGGGCATCGGCCATCCGAGCCAGATCACCGCTTTGCTGTTCGAAGAGGCGGCGGGCGTGAAGCTCAATTTCGTGCCATTCAATGGTGGCGGGCCGGCACGGCTTGCCATGCTCGGCAACCACGTCACGCTCGGTTTCATGAACCTCAACGAGGTCTTTGCCGACAATCGTTCCGGCGCGCTGCGTGTGCTTGCGACCTCCGGTGCCGAGCGTTCGCCGCTTTCGCCTGATGTGCCGACCTTCAAGGAAGCCGGCTACAATGTTCAGTTCAGCCTGCTGGCGGGCTTCGGCGCGCCGAAGGGCTTGCCGGCGGATGTGGAGGCGAGGCTGGTCGATGCTTTCCAGAAGGCGCTGAAGGACCCGGACTATCTTGCCGATGCCAAAAAGCGCGAGCTGACGATGCTGCCGCTGACACAGGCCGAATTTGCCGAGGCGCTCAAGAAGGGCAACGCCAATCTGGCCGAGCTCTGGAAAAGCAAGCCCTGGACAAAATAA
- a CDS encoding LysR family transcriptional regulator, whose product MLDLRRLRYLVAIADCGSMSAAARQLGIAQPALSHHITELERLVGFPVLHRLARGVKATEKGEVLLSHAREITEKVRQAEAEIRAMAYLDERVIRLSLIPSWATAFAPSIISEVAASMPKVSLRLIEARNDESLRLIRLGKVDMAVALVGAEDKADDLIVKESLFAVSSRPIGRSMPLEAAAGLNLILPPKDNPLRISIDEAAARAGITLNVTMEIDGQDTIKRAVSAGIGATILSWNSVQQEQEAGQLQAAHITEPVIYRSIHLLKGREVDERTFRLFRDLLRAVARREPGI is encoded by the coding sequence ATGTTGGATTTGCGCAGGCTGCGATATCTGGTCGCGATTGCCGATTGCGGCTCCATGTCGGCGGCGGCGCGGCAATTGGGGATAGCCCAGCCGGCGCTCAGCCATCACATTACGGAACTGGAGCGGCTGGTGGGTTTTCCCGTGCTGCACCGGCTGGCGCGCGGGGTGAAGGCGACGGAAAAGGGTGAAGTCCTGCTTTCCCATGCGCGGGAGATTACCGAGAAGGTGCGGCAGGCGGAAGCGGAAATCCGGGCCATGGCCTATCTGGATGAGCGGGTGATCCGGCTGAGCCTCATCCCCTCCTGGGCCACGGCGTTTGCGCCGAGCATCATCAGCGAGGTTGCCGCTTCGATGCCCAAGGTTTCGCTGCGGCTGATAGAGGCGCGCAATGACGAATCCCTGCGGCTCATTCGTCTCGGCAAGGTGGATATGGCCGTTGCGCTGGTCGGTGCGGAGGACAAGGCCGACGATCTTATCGTCAAGGAGAGCCTGTTTGCCGTTTCTTCAAGGCCTATCGGCCGGTCGATGCCGCTTGAGGCTGCAGCAGGGCTCAACCTGATCCTGCCGCCGAAGGACAATCCACTGCGCATATCGATCGACGAGGCCGCCGCCCGTGCCGGCATAACACTGAACGTGACCATGGAGATCGACGGGCAGGATACGATCAAACGCGCCGTCAGCGCCGGTATCGGTGCGACGATCCTGTCATGGAATTCGGTGCAGCAGGAGCAGGAGGCCGGTCAGCTTCAGGCCGCCCATATTACCGAGCCCGTCATTTATCGCTCCATCCATCTGCTGAAGGGCAGGGAGGTGGATGAGCGAACGTTCAGGCTGTTCCGCGACCTTTTGCGGGCTGTCGCAAGACGCGAGCCGGGCATTTAA
- a CDS encoding DMT family transporter encodes MNPKTGILLKLTAMLAFTVMSACVKGLDGAIPVGEVVFCRGFFALIPLCLWFIASSERISVPAARNIGRLLAGSSAGLGGMFFGFLALAYLPLVNVTVLSYTTPLFTIMLAALLLGEKVRIYRWSAVLTGFIGVFITLSPKLIFDAASGPAQIDSVAMIGTALALTGALCAAFSSIAVRHLNSIEKPSRIVLIYTLTGVVAGLATLGFGWKMPDFHQFLLLAGGGLAGGIGQIAMTLSLRHAQASLLAPFDYTTMIWAIALGYLFMAEVPTGATIVGALTVIAAGLFAMWRENRLAKQAVREPTASAVP; translated from the coding sequence ATGAATCCTAAGACCGGAATTTTGCTCAAGCTGACGGCCATGCTGGCATTCACAGTCATGTCCGCCTGCGTGAAGGGCCTGGACGGGGCGATCCCCGTCGGCGAAGTCGTCTTCTGCCGGGGATTTTTTGCCCTCATTCCCCTCTGTCTCTGGTTCATCGCCTCCTCGGAGCGGATAAGCGTGCCGGCCGCGAGGAATATCGGGCGCCTGCTCGCGGGCAGTTCGGCCGGGCTTGGCGGCATGTTCTTCGGCTTTCTGGCACTCGCCTATCTGCCGCTGGTGAATGTGACGGTGCTGAGCTACACGACACCGCTTTTCACCATCATGCTGGCGGCGCTGCTTCTAGGCGAAAAAGTGCGGATATACCGCTGGTCCGCCGTGCTCACCGGTTTCATCGGCGTCTTCATCACGCTGTCGCCGAAACTGATTTTCGATGCCGCCTCAGGCCCCGCTCAAATCGACAGCGTCGCGATGATCGGAACCGCACTGGCGCTGACCGGTGCGCTTTGCGCGGCCTTTTCCTCCATCGCCGTCCGCCATCTGAACAGCATCGAAAAGCCGTCGCGCATCGTTCTCATCTATACGCTGACGGGTGTCGTGGCCGGCCTCGCCACGCTCGGATTTGGATGGAAGATGCCGGATTTTCACCAGTTCCTGCTGCTCGCCGGCGGCGGCCTTGCCGGCGGCATCGGCCAGATCGCCATGACGCTGAGCCTGCGCCACGCCCAGGCCTCGCTGCTGGCGCCGTTCGACTATACGACGATGATATGGGCAATCGCCCTCGGTTATCTCTTCATGGCCGAAGTGCCGACGGGCGCGACCATCGTTGGCGCCTTGACTGTCATCGCCGCCGGGCTTTTCGCCATGTGGCGCGAAAACCGGCTGGCGAAACAGGCCGTCAGGGAGCCGACAGCGTCAGCTGTTCCGTGA
- a CDS encoding DMT family transporter encodes MDSRKGILLKISAALALVLMGACISSLRGEIPIGQVVFFRSAVAMLPLCLWMAAQGGLRRQVATSHIGGHLVRSFSGTGGMVFSYLALAYIPLADATAISYATPLFTVILAVLLLKEVVRIYRWTAVVVGLCGIVLILSPHFSFDVSDAASGSGIAMLGGLFGLAAALFSAISMIQIRHLTQTENTGAIIFYFTLLTTVIGFASIGMGWKMPTAWQWTLLIGTGLIGGIAQILVTLSLRYAEASLLAPFDYTTMIWALLIGYAFMDQVPALTTILGASIVVAAGLFTLWRERRLHKKRVTEQLTLSAP; translated from the coding sequence ATGGATTCCCGCAAAGGCATTCTCCTCAAAATCTCCGCTGCGCTTGCTCTGGTGCTGATGGGCGCCTGCATCAGCAGCCTCAGGGGTGAGATACCCATCGGGCAGGTGGTCTTTTTCAGATCGGCGGTGGCCATGTTGCCGCTCTGTCTGTGGATGGCGGCGCAGGGTGGTTTGCGAAGGCAGGTGGCAACCAGCCATATTGGCGGCCATCTGGTGCGGAGTTTTTCCGGCACTGGCGGCATGGTCTTCAGCTATCTGGCGCTCGCCTATATTCCGCTGGCCGACGCGACGGCCATCAGCTACGCGACACCGCTCTTCACCGTCATTCTGGCGGTGCTGCTTCTCAAGGAAGTTGTCAGGATTTACCGCTGGACGGCGGTGGTCGTCGGGCTCTGCGGCATCGTGCTGATCCTGTCGCCGCATTTTTCCTTCGATGTTTCGGATGCCGCCTCCGGTTCCGGCATCGCCATGCTCGGCGGTCTGTTCGGTCTGGCGGCGGCTCTTTTCTCCGCTATATCGATGATCCAGATCCGGCATCTGACGCAGACGGAAAATACCGGCGCAATCATCTTCTATTTCACCCTGCTCACCACCGTCATCGGCTTTGCCAGCATTGGCATGGGCTGGAAAATGCCGACCGCGTGGCAATGGACCCTGTTGATCGGCACCGGTCTCATTGGCGGTATCGCGCAGATACTGGTGACGCTCAGCCTGCGTTATGCCGAGGCCTCGCTGCTGGCGCCGTTCGATTACACCACGATGATCTGGGCGCTGTTGATCGGTTATGCCTTCATGGATCAGGTTCCGGCCCTGACGACCATTCTGGGGGCTTCCATCGTGGTTGCCGCTGGCTTGTTCACGCTGTGGCGGGAAAGGCGGCTGCACAAAAAGCGCGTCACGGAACAGCTGACGCTGTCGGCTCCCTGA
- the accB gene encoding acetyl-CoA carboxylase biotin carboxyl carrier protein, which translates to MDLEKIKKLIEFVGSSRVSELTVSQEGTTVRIIRENNAVSPQAPSSQPLPVAVAETASETPRAEEQAPASAAAAPASSGIVAAPSFGLFHRAPSPGAAPFAEAGDEVRQGQELFIIEAMKVFNTVRAERSGRIARFIANDGEDIELGQPVLEFE; encoded by the coding sequence ATGGATCTGGAAAAGATCAAGAAACTGATCGAGTTCGTCGGCTCTTCGCGAGTGTCCGAATTGACCGTGAGCCAGGAGGGAACCACGGTCCGGATCATCCGCGAAAACAATGCCGTTTCACCGCAGGCGCCATCATCGCAGCCCCTTCCCGTTGCGGTAGCCGAAACGGCATCCGAGACACCCCGCGCCGAAGAACAGGCGCCGGCATCCGCCGCAGCCGCACCGGCGTCATCCGGCATCGTCGCAGCACCCTCATTCGGCCTTTTCCATCGCGCCCCGAGCCCGGGTGCGGCGCCTTTCGCCGAAGCCGGTGACGAGGTCAGGCAAGGACAGGAACTCTTCATCATCGAGGCGATGAAAGTGTTCAACACCGTGAGGGCCGAACGAAGCGGCAGGATCGCCAGATTTATCGCCAATGACGGCGAAGACATCGAACTTGGACAGCCGGTGCTGGAGTTCGAATGA
- the accC gene encoding acetyl-CoA carboxylase biotin carboxylase subunit, translating into MMDATLPKVAEPRTFDSVLIANRGEIALRVQRACRELGLKTVMIYSEADKDADYLKAADTAICIGPASPGQSYLNAPAILLAMELTGAGAVHPGYGFLSERASFSEAVEAAGAVFIGPRADAIRTMGDKIAAKRAMMEAGVPCVPGPDSALPDDMAEVSKIAAEIGYPVIVKAAGGGGGRGMRVVHEASTLQDAVLVTREEASRAFGTPELYIEKFLEHPRHVEIQVLCDGQGGGVWVGLRDCSMQRRHQKVVEEGPAIGIPPDVAAFVGNRCVEACRQIGYRGVGTFEFLYENGEFYFIEMNTRLQVEHPVTEMTSGVDLVRQQLLVALGHPLEISQEDIVCEGHSIECRINAEDPYSFIPCPGLITALHLPGGPGVRVDTHVTAGYRVSAHYDSLIAKLIVHAPTREQAILRMRRALGEMRIEGVSTNLPLHREILQDPAFSEGGTDIHYLEHWLAARSAQ; encoded by the coding sequence ATGATGGACGCGACACTCCCAAAGGTGGCTGAGCCAAGAACATTCGACAGCGTGCTGATCGCCAATCGCGGCGAGATTGCCTTGCGGGTGCAGCGCGCTTGCCGTGAACTTGGCCTGAAGACCGTCATGATCTATTCGGAAGCCGATAAGGATGCGGATTATCTGAAGGCGGCCGATACCGCCATTTGCATCGGCCCGGCCTCTCCCGGCCAGAGCTATCTCAACGCGCCGGCCATACTGCTTGCGATGGAGCTGACCGGCGCCGGTGCGGTTCATCCCGGTTATGGTTTTCTGTCCGAAAGAGCGTCTTTTTCGGAAGCCGTAGAGGCGGCGGGGGCGGTCTTCATCGGCCCGCGCGCCGACGCCATCCGCACCATGGGCGACAAGATCGCGGCGAAGCGGGCAATGATGGAGGCCGGTGTGCCCTGCGTTCCCGGTCCCGATTCCGCCCTGCCGGATGACATGGCCGAAGTCTCCAAAATCGCCGCCGAAATCGGCTATCCCGTCATCGTCAAAGCGGCCGGCGGCGGCGGCGGGCGCGGCATGCGTGTCGTGCACGAGGCCTCCACCCTTCAGGATGCCGTTCTCGTCACGCGCGAGGAGGCAAGCCGGGCCTTCGGGACACCGGAACTCTATATCGAGAAATTCCTCGAACATCCGCGCCATGTCGAAATTCAGGTTCTCTGCGATGGTCAGGGCGGCGGGGTCTGGGTGGGGCTGCGCGATTGTTCCATGCAGCGCCGCCACCAGAAGGTCGTCGAAGAAGGTCCGGCCATCGGCATCCCGCCCGATGTCGCGGCTTTCGTCGGCAATCGCTGCGTCGAAGCCTGCCGCCAGATCGGTTATCGCGGGGTCGGCACCTTCGAGTTTCTTTACGAGAATGGCGAATTTTATTTCATCGAGATGAATACCCGCCTGCAGGTCGAACATCCGGTCACGGAAATGACCTCGGGCGTGGATCTGGTGCGCCAGCAGCTTCTCGTCGCTCTCGGCCATCCGCTCGAGATTTCGCAGGAGGATATCGTCTGCGAAGGCCATTCGATCGAATGCCGCATCAATGCCGAAGACCCCTATAGCTTCATTCCCTGCCCCGGCCTGATCACGGCTCTGCACTTGCCGGGCGGCCCCGGCGTTCGGGTCGATACCCATGTGACGGCGGGTTATCGGGTTTCGGCTCATTACGATTCGCTGATCGCCAAGCTCATCGTCCATGCGCCGACCCGCGAACAGGCGATCCTGCGCATGCGGCGCGCGCTTGGCGAAATGCGCATCGAAGGCGTTTCCACCAACCTGCCGCTGCACCGGGAAATATTGCAGGACCCGGCCTTTTCCGAAGGCGGCACGGATATTCATTACCTCGAGCATTGGCTTGCAGCGCGGAGTGCACAGTGA